The DNA region CTTGCCCAGAGGCCTCCTCGTAGAGGTTCTGGTGGTTTCCCAATTTCTAATTCAATGCTGCCAACGCTGTGAGCAACCTTAACAACACCCCCGGCAACAAGGCGCAAAAAGTCGCCGCCGTCAAGGGCATGAACGACATCCTTCCTCCGGACTCTGCGCGCTGGGAGTGGCTGGAGGACAAGGTCCGGCGCCTGATGGCTCAGTACGCCTATCGGAACATGCGCACGCCGATCGTGGAGCCCACGGCGCTCTTCGTGCGCGGACTCGGCGAAGTGACGGACATCGTCGAAAAGGAGATGTATTCCTTTGAGGACCGTCTCAACGGCGAGCAGCTTACGCTCAGGCCTGAAGCCACTGCCGGTGTGGTGCGGGCCGTCGTCGAACACTCCATGCTCTACGACGGTGGCAAGCGGCTTTATTACATGGGCCCGATGTTTCGCCATGAGCGCCCCCAACGTGGCCGCTACCGGCAGTTCCACCAGATCGGCGCGGAGGCGCTGGGCTTCCCGGGGGCCGAGGCGGATGCCGAGCTGATCCTGTTGGCGACCGCCCTCTGGAGGGAACTGGGTCTGCAGGATGTCCGCCTGGAGCTCAACAGTCTGGGGCAGCCTGCCGAGCGCAAAGCCCACCGTGCGGCCCTGATCGGGTATCTGGAGCAGCGCACCGACCAACTCGACGAAGAAGCGCGTCGTCGGCTGCACAGCAATCCGTTGCGCATTCTGGATACCAAGAACCCTGGCATGCAGGCCCTAGTGGAGGCCGCACCGAAGCTGATCGACTTCCTCGGGGAGGAGTCGTTGCGCCATTTCGACCGGGTCAAAGCGATCCTGGACGCGAACGGTGTCGCCTGGTGGGTCAATCCCCGGCTGGTGCGGGGCATGGATTACTACAACCTCACGGTCTTCGAATTCGTGACCGACCGGTTGGGCTCGCAGGGCACCATTTGCGGCGGTGGGCGATATGACTACCTGATTGAGCAGATCGGTGGCAAGCCGGCGCCGGCGGTGGGCTGGGCGCTGGGCGTCGAGCGCGTCCTTGAACTGATCAAGGAGCAGGAGGCGTCTGCTCCCGATGTAGCGGCAGATGCGTACGCCATAGTGCCCGAGGCGGATACGGTGCCCCAGGTGATGGCTGTACTTCAGCAATTGCGCAGTTGTGGCGTGAGCGTACAGATGCACGCGCCGACCACTTCCGGCGACGGCATGGGCAGCATGAAGTCCCAATTCAAGAAGGCGGACGCCAGCGGCTGCCGCTACGCGCTGATTTTCGGCGCAGACGAGCTGGGCCGCGGTGCAGTGACCGTCAAGGCGCTGCGGGATGGCGAAGGCGGACAGGTGGAGCGTCCCCTGGATGCCGTTGCACAGTGGGCAGGGTCCCTACAATCGGCCCGATAACTGGATTAATCATGGCAAACCATCTCGACCTTGAAGAACAAGAGCAAATCGACCAGCTCAAGCATTTCTGGAATACCTGGGGCACGCTGATCAGCGTCGTGGTCATTGTGGTGTGCGGGGCTGTCGCGGCCTGGAATGGCTACAAGTACTGGCAGAACCGCCAAGCCGTGCAGGCAGCTGTGCTTGCCGAAGCGGTCGAGTCGGCTGAGCGTGCTGGAGACAAGGGCCGGGTGGAGCAGGCCTGGAGTGATTTGTCTGGCAAGTACGGCTCCACGGTGCAGGCAGGTCAGTCCGGCCTGGCGGTCGCGAAGTTCTGGAGCAACGCCGGCAATCCCGATGCAGCCAAGGCTGCGTTGGGCTGGGTGGCGGACAAATCATCGGACGACGGGTTGAAAGCGCTCGCCAAGCTCCGTCTTTCCAGTCTGCTGATGGAGCAAAAGGCGTATGACGAGGCGCTGGCCCAACTCGGTGGGAGCTTCCCCGCCGAGTTCGAGGCGGTGGTCGCGGACCGCAAGGGAGACCTGTTGACGCTCAAAGGTAGCAACCAAGACGCGATTGCAGAATACCAGCGAGCTTACAAGGCCTTTGATCCTCGGACGGACTACCGCCGCCTGGTGGAGATCAAGTTGAATGCGCTGGGCGCGAAGCCACAAGTCGTTGCCTCCGCTGAACTGACCAAGGAAGTCAAGTGAATACAACGCACAAGTCCCGTTGGATGGCGTCGGGTAGCGCGCTGGTGTGTGCCGCTTTGTTGGCTGGGTGTTCTTTGTGGGGCGGTCCCGCCAAGCCGAAGCCGGCCGATCTGGGGCCGAACGTGGCTGTACTAGGCGTCAAGCAGGCCTGGACTGCCAAGATTGGCTCGACGGCCAACTTGCCTTTGGATGTGCGGGTGGTGGGCAATGCCGTGTTTCTGGCATCCGCAGACGGGACCGTTGCATCTATCGACTCACGCACAGGGGGCGACATTTGGCGCACGGCCTTGAACGTGCCGCTGTCTGCAGGTGTCGGCAGCGATGGCAAGTGGGCTGCCGTAGTCTCCACGAAGAATGACATCATCGTGCTGTCCGACGGCCGTGAATTGTGGCGCAAGCCCCTGCAGGCCCGTGCGTATACCGCACCTTTGGTGGCCGGCAACCGTGTCTTCGTACTGGCAGCAGACCGGTCCGTGTCTGCCTATGACGCCGCGA from Paracidovorax wautersii includes:
- the hisS gene encoding histidine--tRNA ligase, with protein sequence MNDILPPDSARWEWLEDKVRRLMAQYAYRNMRTPIVEPTALFVRGLGEVTDIVEKEMYSFEDRLNGEQLTLRPEATAGVVRAVVEHSMLYDGGKRLYYMGPMFRHERPQRGRYRQFHQIGAEALGFPGAEADAELILLATALWRELGLQDVRLELNSLGQPAERKAHRAALIGYLEQRTDQLDEEARRRLHSNPLRILDTKNPGMQALVEAAPKLIDFLGEESLRHFDRVKAILDANGVAWWVNPRLVRGMDYYNLTVFEFVTDRLGSQGTICGGGRYDYLIEQIGGKPAPAVGWALGVERVLELIKEQEASAPDVAADAYAIVPEADTVPQVMAVLQQLRSCGVSVQMHAPTTSGDGMGSMKSQFKKADASGCRYALIFGADELGRGAVTVKALRDGEGGQVERPLDAVAQWAGSLQSAR
- a CDS encoding tetratricopeptide repeat protein; the protein is MANHLDLEEQEQIDQLKHFWNTWGTLISVVVIVVCGAVAAWNGYKYWQNRQAVQAAVLAEAVESAERAGDKGRVEQAWSDLSGKYGSTVQAGQSGLAVAKFWSNAGNPDAAKAALGWVADKSSDDGLKALAKLRLSSLLMEQKAYDEALAQLGGSFPAEFEAVVADRKGDLLTLKGSNQDAIAEYQRAYKAFDPRTDYRRLVEIKLNALGAKPQVVASAELTKEVK